DNA from Candidatus Acidiferrales bacterium:
GCTCGGCATCGCGCCGGTCGTTCTTCTGCCGGCGCTTGGCGAACTTGCGGATGGCAGCGGCATCGCCGACCAGGACGTGATGGCCCTGTTCGGCGAGCAAGCGATGAAACCACAGGGCGTAGCCCGACGACTCCAGCCCGACGATGGCCGGAGCGGCGAACTGTGCGTAGAAAGCAGGCACGT
Protein-coding regions in this window:
- a CDS encoding transposase, whose protein sequence is MPVYLGVDFHARTQTVCWCSTEDGVIRQRTLDHGRDDVPAFYAQFAAPAIVGLESSGYALWFHRLLAEQGHHVLVGDAAAIRKFAKRRQKNDRRDAE